GGCGCGGGCCGCGAAGGACCAGGCGACGTCGACGTCGTGGGTGGCCATCACCACGGCCACGCCCCCGTCGTGGAGCGCGCCGAGGGTGCCCAGCAGATTCTCCGTCGCGGCGGGGTCGAGGCCGGCGGTCGGTTCGTCGAGGAGCAGGACGTCGGGGCGCATGGCCAGCGCACCCGCCAGCGCGACCCGCTTGCGCTGGCCGTAGGACAGCTGGTGCGGGACGCGGTCGGCCAGGTCGGCGACCTCGGCGGCCGCCATGGCCTCGTCGACGCGGCGCCGGACCTCGTCGTCGGGGAGCCCCTGGTTGACCGGCCCATAGGAGACGTCCGCGGCCACGGAGGTGGCGAACAGCTGGTCATCGGGGTCCTGGAGGACCAGCTGGACGCGCTGCCGGAGGTGGTTGCGACCGCGGCGCCCGTAGGAATACGGCGACCCGTCGAATTCGAGGGAGCCCGACGTGGGGCGGATGGCGCCGGCCAGCAGGCGCAGCAGCGTCGACTTGCCCGAGCCGTTGGCCCCCAGCAGCGCCATGCGCTCGCCGCGGAAGACTTCGAGGTCGACCCCGGACAGCACGTGGACACCCGGGTGCCGGAAGCCCAGGCCGCGGGCGGCGAGGATGCTCACGGCCACCACCCCCGCACCGTCGCGGTGGCGGCGACGACCGCGACGAGCAGCCCGAGCGCCACCGCGAGGAAGCGGCCGTCGCGCGGGCGGTCGACGACCATGACGTCGGCCGACCCCGGCTCGGCGCGCAGCTCCAGGCCCTCCCCCAGCCGGCGGGCGCGCTGGAATGAGAGGACGAACAGATTCGCCGACTGCGCGGCGACGCCGGTGAGCAGGCCCCTCCGGGTCAGGTGCCCCAGTCGCTGCGCCTGGGCCTCGTGCATCATCTTCGCGGTGCCCGCCAACGTGCCGACCATCCGGTAGATGAGCTCGGCGAGGTAGGTCAGGGTGCGCGGGATGCCCGATCGCCCGGCCCACGCCAGCACCTCCGACAGCGGGGTGGTCACCGTGAACAGCATCGTGCAGCCGATGGCGGCCGTGGCGCGGGCGACGACTTCCGCCGCCCGCTGCGGCCCCGTCGGCGACCAGACCGGTCCGTCCATCGTGATGGAGAAGAGCAGGGGGAGGATGCCCACGGCGACGAAGGCCGCGGGAGCCGTCCACAGCGCCAGGAACAGCCCCGCCGGCACCCGGGCGACGACCGCCGTGACCGACACCGCGGCGATGATGAGCGCCGCGGCCGGCCACGGGGGCAGCGAAATGGCCAGCAAGAGCAGACCGCCGCACAGCACCGCCTTCTCGCCGACGTTGCGCCGCGCCCACCGGTTGCGGGCGGCGGCGGCTTCGAGGGCGTTCACGCTAGGCGGTCCCCGCTTCCCGGCCCTCGGCCAGGGCCTCGTCGCGCCCCTTGCCGCGGCCGCGGTAGAAGCCCAGCACGTAGCCGAGCACGCCCGCGCCCAGGCCGGCCTGGAGCGCGAAGATGCCGGATTCGACCTCGCCCGGCAGCTCGCCGATGATCGGCTCGAACCACGGCTCGTAATCCGGGTTGCTCTCCTCGATGGCTTCGGTGGCCGCGCCGTCGGTGCCGCCGAAGGCCTCCTCGGCGTCCGGGTCGCCCAGGTTGAAGAACATGGGGAACGCCGCGAGGACGATCACCAGGGCGATGATCGCGACGGTGACCCCCGCACCGGAACGCTTGGGGGCGGCCGTCTTGTCCTTCACGTTGTCCTGCTTTTCCGTCTTGTCCTGCTTTTCGACGTTCTCGTTCGCCGACGCGGTCATCGCACGGCCTCCTTCTGCTCGGTCCGATCTGCGTCGGCGGTGAGGCGCCCGTCGTGGGCGACCTCATCGGCGATCGAGCCGTCGGAAAGCTCGTTCTTCTTCAGCACGCCCAGCGAGAAGAGCTCCTTCTCGGCGACCGTGCGCAGGGCCTT
This genomic stretch from Corynebacterium hansenii harbors:
- a CDS encoding energy-coupling factor ABC transporter ATP-binding protein produces the protein MSILAARGLGFRHPGVHVLSGVDLEVFRGERMALLGANGSGKSTLLRLLAGAIRPTSGSLEFDGSPYSYGRRGRNHLRQRVQLVLQDPDDQLFATSVAADVSYGPVNQGLPDDEVRRRVDEAMAAAEVADLADRVPHQLSYGQRKRVALAGALAMRPDVLLLDEPTAGLDPAATENLLGTLGALHDGGVAVVMATHDVDVAWSFAARAAVLVDGSAVTGAASEILVDPDLARRARLSLPWAPVVAEALGRDPAGIRRPEDLLGR
- a CDS encoding CbiQ family ECF transporter T component, translated to MNALEAAAARNRWARRNVGEKAVLCGGLLLLAISLPPWPAAALIIAAVSVTAVVARVPAGLFLALWTAPAAFVAVGILPLLFSITMDGPVWSPTGPQRAAEVVARATAAIGCTMLFTVTTPLSEVLAWAGRSGIPRTLTYLAELIYRMVGTLAGTAKMMHEAQAQRLGHLTRRGLLTGVAAQSANLFVLSFQRARRLGEGLELRAEPGSADVMVVDRPRDGRFLAVALGLLVAVVAATATVRGWWP
- a CDS encoding energy-coupling factor ABC transporter substrate-binding protein produces the protein MTASANENVEKQDKTEKQDNVKDKTAAPKRSGAGVTVAIIALVIVLAAFPMFFNLGDPDAEEAFGGTDGAATEAIEESNPDYEPWFEPIIGELPGEVESGIFALQAGLGAGVLGYVLGFYRGRGKGRDEALAEGREAGTA